A section of the Dictyoglomus sp. genome encodes:
- the rsfS gene encoding ribosome silencing factor, giving the protein MDSKEKAFHVARLILDKKGNDVIVLDLSNISGVTDFFIICTGMTPTQRKAIQRAIEEEMDKLGYRPRGIEGKEGSGWLLLDYNDFIVHIFSQKAREFYKIEELYKNAPQYTEF; this is encoded by the coding sequence TTGGACAGTAAAGAAAAAGCATTTCATGTTGCTCGATTAATACTAGATAAAAAAGGAAATGATGTCATAGTTTTAGATTTATCTAATATTTCTGGAGTAACAGATTTTTTCATAATATGTACAGGGATGACCCCAACACAAAGAAAAGCAATACAAAGAGCGATCGAAGAAGAAATGGATAAACTAGGATACAGACCTCGAGGTATAGAAGGAAAAGAAGGAAGTGGTTGGCTTTTGCTTGATTATAATGATTTTATTGTTCATATATTTTCCCAGAAGGCTCGAGAATTTTACAAAATTGAAGAGCTTTATAAAAATGCTCCTCAATATACAGAATTTTGA
- a CDS encoding LCP family protein produces MRKLKVLLFGIIVFLLLVIITGIGGYFYLQNSYNYIPSKNFPSLDPIELTEMVLGKMERINFLFFGVDERKEDIGRSDTIIFISFNLKDKKVDLLSIPRDTRVLIPGFGYDKINHAYHYGGVDLAVRTVEEFLGVSINYYAKMNFQQFEKLIDAIGGVDIEIEKPMYYVDRTDKLYIRLKPGKHHLNGKEALGYVRFRHDPLGDLGRIERQQKFLKALYSQMKDKVSLINLPQYINLVGSTIETNISFYEALFLASKFINIENQNIRMTMMPGNPDNINGISYVLPDFNKLKEWKKSVFANEENKL; encoded by the coding sequence TTGAGGAAATTGAAAGTTTTACTATTTGGTATAATAGTTTTTCTATTGCTTGTAATTATAACAGGCATAGGTGGATATTTTTATCTTCAGAATAGCTATAATTATATCCCTAGTAAAAATTTTCCTTCTCTTGATCCCATTGAACTCACTGAAATGGTTTTAGGAAAAATGGAGAGGATAAATTTTTTATTTTTTGGTGTTGATGAAAGAAAGGAAGATATAGGAAGAAGTGATACTATTATTTTTATTTCTTTTAATTTGAAAGACAAAAAAGTAGATCTTCTTTCTATTCCGAGAGACACGAGGGTTTTAATTCCAGGATTCGGTTATGATAAGATAAATCATGCCTACCATTACGGTGGTGTAGATCTTGCAGTAAGAACAGTGGAAGAATTTTTGGGTGTTTCTATAAATTATTATGCTAAAATGAATTTTCAACAGTTTGAAAAATTGATTGATGCAATTGGGGGGGTAGACATCGAAATTGAGAAGCCAATGTATTATGTTGATAGAACTGACAAACTCTATATAAGACTAAAACCTGGAAAGCATCATCTTAATGGAAAAGAAGCTCTTGGTTATGTGAGGTTTAGGCATGATCCTCTAGGAGATTTGGGAAGAATAGAAAGACAACAGAAATTTTTAAAAGCTTTATATAGTCAAATGAAGGATAAGGTTTCTTTAATAAATCTTCCTCAATATATAAATCTAGTTGGTTCTACCATAGAAACAAATATTTCTTTTTATGAGGCTTTATTTTTAGCCTCTAAATTTATAAATATTGAAAATCAGAATATTAGGATGACTATGATGCCTGGAAATCCTGATAATATAAATGGAATTAGTTATGTTTTACCTGATTTTAATAAACTTAAAGAATGGAAAAAATCTGTTTTTGCTAATGAAGAGAACAAACTATAA
- a CDS encoding RNA-binding protein, translating into MSKTLYVGNLPWSTTEEELKNVFSNYGNVISARIISDKNTGRSRGFGFVEVEDSSAEKMISALNGTDFKGRKIIVNEAKPREERPRERRARS; encoded by the coding sequence ATGAGTAAGACTTTATATGTAGGTAATCTTCCTTGGTCAACAACTGAAGAAGAGTTAAAAAATGTTTTTTCTAACTATGGAAATGTAATTTCTGCAAGAATTATCTCCGATAAAAATACTGGAAGGTCTCGGGGTTTCGGCTTTGTAGAGGTTGAGGATAGTTCTGCAGAGAAAATGATTAGTGCTTTAAATGGTACAGATTTTAAGGGAAGAAAAATAATAGTTAATGAAGCAAAACCCAGAGAAGAAAGGCCAAGAGAAAGAAGAGCTCGTTCATAA
- a CDS encoding CapA family protein, translating into MREGIFLTFSGDIFLQRQILNSYYHTKSKTYVFSEDIFENIKEEIKGDLSCVVLDTVIAGNIFTPSSYPLYNSPAEILDTLKKMGFNLIITANNHCLDKGERGLFESIKNIKKRNLLYLGTNLSPDPHERVMIFEKNGIKVGILAYTYGTNGNYLPKHKEYMVNYINLEKISEDINFLKNQKTNFIIIYLHWGEEYIEKPKEYQRIIAKKLINLGVDMIIGSHPHCIGSIEKINDKYCFYSLGNFFADQYGLNISKTKFGLILRINLFKIKERLSYKIEVIPIFIHRWREKGKYKYKIIKASNIYKYKDIDKKDLLYYESLKKLLMNIKWEKEELLLKS; encoded by the coding sequence ATGAGAGAGGGAATTTTTTTAACCTTTTCTGGAGATATTTTTCTCCAAAGACAAATCTTAAATTCCTATTATCATACAAAAAGTAAAACTTATGTTTTTTCTGAAGATATATTTGAGAATATAAAAGAGGAGATAAAAGGAGATTTATCCTGTGTAGTATTAGATACTGTCATTGCAGGAAATATTTTTACTCCATCTAGCTATCCTTTATATAATTCACCTGCAGAAATTTTAGATACTTTAAAAAAGATGGGTTTTAATTTAATAATTACTGCTAACAACCACTGTCTCGATAAGGGAGAAAGAGGATTATTTGAATCTATTAAGAATATTAAAAAAAGAAATTTACTTTATCTTGGAACAAATCTCTCTCCTGACCCTCATGAAAGAGTTATGATTTTCGAAAAAAATGGGATAAAAGTCGGAATTTTAGCGTATACTTATGGGACAAATGGGAATTACCTTCCTAAACATAAGGAATATATGGTGAATTATATAAACTTAGAAAAAATTTCTGAGGATATAAATTTCTTAAAAAATCAAAAGACAAATTTTATTATTATATATCTCCATTGGGGAGAAGAATATATAGAAAAACCAAAAGAATATCAAAGAATCATAGCAAAAAAGCTGATAAATTTAGGTGTAGATATGATCATAGGCAGTCATCCTCACTGTATAGGAAGCATCGAGAAAATCAATGATAAATATTGTTTTTATTCACTAGGAAATTTTTTTGCAGATCAGTATGGGTTAAATATTTCCAAAACAAAATTTGGATTGATATTAAGAATTAATCTTTTTAAAATTAAGGAAAGATTATCTTATAAAATAGAGGTTATCCCGATATTCATTCATAGATGGAGAGAAAAAGGAAAATATAAATACAAAATTATTAAAGCAAGTAATATTTATAAATATAAAGATATCGATAAAAAAGATCTTTTGTACTATGAAAGTCTTAAAAAACTACTAATGAATATAAAATGGGAAAAAGAAGAATTATTACTCAAATCATAA
- a CDS encoding 4Fe-4S binding protein encodes MGKRRIITQIITAIFVNSYYLAFFGKNIPLPVFNCYACPLASFACPIGTLQYFLIIKQFPFLLLGILIFSGIILGRYFCGWSCPFGTLQDWLYKIKTLKKIVDNRFSTLVRWTVFIVLVIIIPYISLEPWFCKLCPAGTLEAGIPQILIKPQLRNLVGFLFIIKIIILILFLIISIFISRFFCRFICPLGTFLSIFNKLSFYHLEVDSSCPQCGMCRQKCPVNIEIYKDPNSLNCIRCLECASCGKINEKFSL; translated from the coding sequence ATGGGAAAAAGAAGAATTATTACTCAAATCATAACTGCAATTTTTGTAAATTCGTATTATTTAGCCTTTTTTGGCAAAAATATTCCTTTACCTGTTTTTAATTGTTATGCTTGCCCTTTAGCAAGTTTCGCCTGTCCCATAGGAACTCTTCAGTATTTTTTGATAATAAAGCAATTTCCTTTTTTACTCTTAGGAATTCTAATTTTTTCGGGTATTATTTTAGGAAGATATTTTTGTGGATGGTCTTGTCCCTTCGGTACCTTACAGGATTGGCTGTATAAAATAAAAACTTTAAAAAAAATTGTGGACAACAGATTTAGCACTCTCGTTAGATGGACAGTCTTTATTGTTTTAGTAATTATTATCCCATATATAAGCTTAGAGCCTTGGTTTTGCAAACTATGTCCTGCAGGAACCTTAGAAGCTGGAATCCCTCAAATATTAATTAAACCTCAATTAAGGAATCTGGTTGGATTTCTTTTTATTATAAAAATAATCATTTTAATATTATTCTTAATAATCAGTATTTTTATCTCAAGATTCTTTTGCAGATTTATATGCCCTTTAGGGACTTTTCTTTCTATTTTTAATAAGCTATCTTTTTATCATTTAGAGGTTGACTCTTCCTGTCCCCAATGTGGAATGTGTAGGCAAAAGTGTCCAGTAAATATTGAAATTTATAAGGATCCAAATTCCCTAAATTGCATAAGATGTTTAGAGTGTGCAAGTTGTGGAAAGATCAACGAAAAATTTTCTCTTTAA